Proteins encoded together in one Cicer arietinum cultivar CDC Frontier isolate Library 1 chromosome 4, Cicar.CDCFrontier_v2.0, whole genome shotgun sequence window:
- the LOC101515757 gene encoding tetratricopeptide repeat domain-containing protein PYG7, chloroplastic yields the protein MKMGSSTFTHFSYSSPSLSSLFPSKSTFQSLPSTLISNPFPSKFLTSSPCSLKKIKALGIQQTGFTPSGDNLDAVKSGIVLQMFERAMPMEQPLITIFTKQSEMTDFTMENLQDWRRSSKWVLPFLFGQTISVISPGVSYASNSVKINEIYQVGELFDVGIQLIYLLLLLGLLGAGTYYVIRQVLVRRELDLSAKELQEQVRSGDANATELFELGAVMLRRKFYPAATKFLLQAIEKWDGESQDLAQVYNALGVSYVRDGKLDKGIAQFETAVKLQPGYVTAWNNLGDAYDSKKEFGSALKAFEEVLLFDPNNKIARPRRDALKELVGMSEGVTVKYREKK from the exons atgaagatgggTAGTTCCACCTTCACTCATTTCTCCTACTCTTCTCCTTCTCTCTCCTCTCTATTTCCATCTAAATCCACCTTTCAATCTCTTCCTTCTACCCTTATCTCCAATCCTTTCCCTTCTAAATTTCTCACTTCATCACCATGCTCTCTAAA AAAGATCAAAGCCTTGGGAATTCAGCAAACAGGATTCACTCCAAGTGGAGACAACCTTGATGCAGTCAAGAGTGGGATTGTTCTCCAG ATGTTTGAAAGGGCAATGCCAATGGAACAACCACTTATAACCATTTTCACAAAACAATCCGAGA TGACTGACTTTACAATGGAAAATCTTCAAGATTGGAGAAGATCATCAAAATGGGTTTTGCCATTCTTGTTTGGACAAACCATATCAGTTATTTCTCCTGGTGTTTCATATGCAAGCAACTCAGTGAAGATAAATGAGATCTATCAAGTCGGGGAGTTGTTTGACGTAGGAATCCAACTAATATACTTGCTACTGCTGTTGGGTTTGCTAGGGGCTGGGACTTACTATGTTATTCGACAAGTTCTTGTCCGCAGAGAACTCGACCTTTCTGCTAAAGAGTTACAG GAGCAAGTCAGAAGCGGTGATGCAAATGCAACTGAGCTTTTTGAACTTGGTGCGGTGATGCTGCGGAGAAAATTTTACCCAGCTGCTACCAAGTTTTTGCTTCAAGCAATTGAGAAATGGGATGGAGAAAGTCAGGATCTTGCTCAG GTTTACAATGCTCTTGGTGTCAGCTATGTTCGTGACGGAAAGCTCGACAAAGGAATTGCTCAGTTTGAGACAGCTGTGAAGCTTCAACCAGGCTATGTTACAGCGTGGAACAATCTTGGCGATGCATATGATAGTAAAAAAGAATTTGGGTCTGCTCTGAAGGCATTTGAAGAAGTCCTTCTATTCGACCCTAACAACAAGATTGCGCGGCCGAGGAGAGATGCTTTGAAGGAACTTGTTGGAATGTCCGAAGGAGTTACTGTCAAGTATAGAGAGAAGAAATGA